CGGTGATCTACAGCGTCGCCACGGCGACCTTTATCATCGCTGGCCGGGTTAGCTGGTATGAGCTGGTAATTCTGCTGGTGGGCGCCACCGTCGGCGGCTATGTCGGCGGCGCGCTGGGCCAGCGTTTGCCAGCCAAGCTCCTGCGCATACTGGTGATCAGTGTGGGCAGCGGCATGACGCTCTATTACTTCTGGGCGACCTATTTCGCCCAGTAGCACTCCTAGAACCTGTGCAAAGGTTCGCGAGCTAGAGCCATGCGAGCCTGTTTTCAACGCAGCAGGGCCTACGCGCAGCAGGCTTGAATAGGTTCTTAATGCTTGCCGCGCTTGCGAAACTCAACCGGAGTCTCACCGACCCAACGCTTGAAGGCGCGGTAGAAGGTGCTCGGCTCGGAGAAGCCGGTGCGTTCGACGATCACCTCGATACGCTCATCGGTGTTGAGCAGCAGGTCTTTGGCCAACCGGCAACGATAATCAGTGACCAGATCATTGAAGCGCACCCCGGCCATCGCCAGGCGCTCGCGCAGCCGCCGCGCCGGCATATTCAAGCGCGCCGCCACTTGTTCCAGGGTCGCGCCGCTGTCGACCAGCAACTCGCCGATCAACTCGCGCACCTTACGCACCAGGTCCAGTCGCTCCACCTCGGCCAGCTGCCGGCGCGCCAGCGACTCATGCATACGCAGCAGTTCGGGCGCGGCATGCCGTGAGGTCTTGTCCAAGACTGAAGCATTGAACACCAGCGCATAACGCTCGCTACCCAGTTGCGCAGGGCAACCATAGACCTGCTGATAACGCTCAGGCGGTGCGCCGTCCGTGTGCATAAGCTGCACTTCATGGGGGCTGAAATCGCCTTCGGTCAGCGCCGCAAACAAGCGAATCAC
Above is a genomic segment from Pseudomonas leptonychotis containing:
- a CDS encoding AraC family transcriptional regulator, with translation MRDLTDDVALMRPVIDALRASGTDPDRVLARVGLPPGGLPAGRFPHAAQALFWKAATDECGEEHVGLYLAQHLPAFHGLLLEYLFLSSETFGEGLRHALRYVRLLSDTLNATLEVQGERAVLVLGMTPGTSRHFPEMLAGAVIRLFAALTEGDFSPHEVQLMHTDGAPPERYQQVYGCPAQLGSERYALVFNASVLDKTSRHAAPELLRMHESLARRQLAEVERLDLVRKVRELIGELLVDSGATLEQVAARLNMPARRLRERLAMAGVRFNDLVTDYRCRLAKDLLLNTDERIEVIVERTGFSEPSTFYRAFKRWVGETPVEFRKRGKH